In one window of bacterium DNA:
- a CDS encoding transporter associated domain-containing protein has product MKISPIEKKISANLILLRDKPVSQILVPKNEIIALPHDMTLEKAIEIYRQSRYTRYPVFHLNPDVVVGVLHVNDVVSFWKNYAHSPVVEFCRLPHFVYEHRSVLEALMDLQASNTSLGIVIDEFGAVTGLVSMDAILSAIIGDFSDEFKTDRDKRVWFEKKSDRESIVHGRIRLDEFAREYGMTIREPDAATLAGFIIKQLDRIPKTGEEVIYKNLKFTVLACTKRTVTKVKVERI; this is encoded by the coding sequence ATGAAAATATCACCCATCGAGAAAAAGATCAGCGCTAATCTGATATTACTACGGGACAAGCCGGTCAGTCAGATCCTTGTACCCAAAAACGAGATCATCGCGCTACCGCACGACATGACGCTCGAGAAAGCGATCGAGATCTACCGGCAGAGTCGCTACACGCGGTATCCGGTTTTCCATTTAAACCCGGACGTGGTCGTCGGCGTACTCCATGTCAATGACGTAGTATCTTTCTGGAAAAATTATGCGCATAGCCCGGTAGTGGAATTCTGCCGCCTGCCGCATTTTGTCTACGAACACCGATCGGTATTGGAAGCGCTGATGGATCTTCAGGCATCCAACACTTCGCTCGGCATAGTTATCGACGAGTTCGGCGCCGTGACCGGACTGGTCTCGATGGATGCCATCCTGAGCGCGATCATTGGGGATTTCAGCGATGAGTTTAAGACCGACCGCGACAAGCGGGTATGGTTCGAAAAGAAATCGGATCGTGAGAGCATCGTACACGGACGAATTCGTCTGGATGAATTCGCTCGTGAATATGGCATGACGATCCGCGAGCCGGACGCGGCAACGCTCGCCGGGTTCATAATAAAACAGCTCGACCGCATTCCCAAGACAGGGGAAGAAGTGATATATAAGAACCTTAAGTTCACGGTCCTGGCATGCACAAAGCGGACCGTGACCAAAGTGAAAGTGGAAAGAATATGA
- a CDS encoding class I SAM-dependent methyltransferase yields the protein MTKDIDKPKETLGDIKANWEEFARRDPLWSILPFPEKKNNRWTIQELFQNGDHEIDHITDYLRNKKIPMRYGAMLDFGCGVGRLTQACSRYFDKCVGIDISEGMIELAREFNAHNEKCVFAVNNSTDLSIFERDSFDMIYSNIVFQHIPPVYTKGYIREFLRVIRNEGVIMFQITVAEVPKVGTKLRSLLKRAVPKALRHLYKKYKYGTWAIKDMYCIDRKELDTFIADNNGEIIDVVDDPSSLPRYMGVRYCVRRKS from the coding sequence GTGACAAAGGATATAGACAAACCCAAGGAAACGCTCGGCGATATCAAGGCCAACTGGGAGGAATTTGCCCGCCGTGATCCACTCTGGTCGATTCTTCCGTTTCCCGAGAAAAAGAATAACCGCTGGACGATCCAGGAGCTTTTCCAAAATGGTGATCATGAGATCGACCACATCACGGATTACCTGCGCAATAAAAAAATTCCCATGCGCTACGGCGCAATGCTTGACTTCGGATGCGGGGTCGGGCGCCTAACCCAGGCATGCAGCCGTTATTTCGATAAATGCGTTGGCATCGATATCTCCGAAGGCATGATCGAACTCGCTCGGGAATTCAATGCGCATAACGAAAAATGCGTGTTCGCGGTCAATAACTCGACCGACCTATCGATTTTTGAGCGTGACAGCTTTGACATGATCTATTCCAACATCGTGTTCCAGCATATCCCACCCGTATATACAAAGGGATATATCCGCGAATTCCTGCGTGTTATCCGTAACGAAGGGGTGATCATGTTCCAAATAACCGTGGCCGAAGTGCCCAAGGTTGGCACGAAACTGAGAAGCCTGCTGAAACGGGCGGTACCCAAGGCGCTGCGCCATCTGTACAAGAAATATAAATACGGGACCTGGGCGATAAAGGATATGTACTGCATAGACCGTAAAGAACTCGATACTTTCATCGCTGATAATAACGGCGAAATAATCGACGTAGTCGACGATCCTTCGTCGCTGCCACGGTATATGGGGGTAAGGTACTGCGTAAGAAGAAAAAGTTAA
- a CDS encoding Lrp/AsnC family transcriptional regulator, which produces MIIDPIDIKLIRQLELQGSISIPDIIAKFHIPKDEILLRIKNFEEAGFISGYGLKVSVPNLLGGKWYLCCAFTEARVQAKPETLVPLLEEKIENMTFPAGISPNLSFLFYTQDLKDSYKIINKMPGLDYAEIYKVNEYSVTIPVLLSSEDQELMLKLCDMKLDYQRINTIIFEPQTDTEVKYSRLIWHKRNRHGVITIFPQLNWNVVNNYAHLHVAVSTAIRSRELRKMIGSLGFSANLTAKFKKRFLQVEFDIWGFSDMQQIIAALDTIKRLEIVGCSFAHRNIICDGWLKGFIEHRI; this is translated from the coding sequence GTGATCATTGATCCTATTGATATTAAATTGATCCGCCAGCTTGAGCTTCAGGGCAGCATCTCCATACCTGATATTATCGCCAAATTTCACATACCCAAGGATGAGATCTTGCTGCGTATCAAGAATTTTGAGGAAGCAGGGTTCATCTCCGGATATGGCCTCAAGGTTTCGGTGCCAAACCTCCTGGGTGGGAAATGGTACTTGTGCTGCGCTTTCACCGAGGCAAGGGTTCAGGCAAAACCCGAAACGTTAGTACCGCTTCTCGAGGAGAAAATCGAGAACATGACATTCCCGGCAGGGATATCGCCCAACCTTTCGTTTCTCTTTTACACCCAAGATCTTAAAGATTCTTACAAGATCATCAATAAAATGCCCGGACTAGATTACGCTGAAATTTACAAGGTTAACGAATACAGTGTGACGATCCCGGTACTGCTCTCATCCGAGGACCAGGAATTGATGTTGAAATTATGCGACATGAAGCTTGACTACCAGCGCATCAATACTATCATTTTCGAACCGCAGACCGATACCGAAGTGAAATACAGCCGCCTGATCTGGCATAAACGAAACCGGCACGGGGTCATTACTATTTTTCCCCAGCTGAACTGGAACGTTGTGAACAATTACGCCCATCTCCATGTCGCCGTGTCCACCGCCATCCGCAGCCGCGAGTTGAGAAAGATGATCGGCAGTCTTGGTTTTTCCGCTAATCTCACCGCCAAGTTCAAAAAACGGTTTCTCCAGGTCGAATTCGACATCTGGGGATTTTCCGATATGCAGCAGATCATCGCCGCGCTCGACACCATCAAGCGGCTCGAGATCGTCGGCTGTTCTTTCGCGCACCGGAACATCATCTGCGACGGATGGCTGAAAGGATTCATTGAGCATCGCATCTAA
- a CDS encoding peptidoglycan DD-metalloendopeptidase family protein, translated as MSIASKHRSAVTTFVAFIAAVTILNTTGCPSRKKEAPKPVISSIFTTIKRGETIDNALKRLMNQEQAVAVVIALQNVDFPFRRCLPEDTLTLVKCDNAFAKLIYKQSPTIIYYVEQASPYMTVAMKCPFIDKIICCMQGSIKSTLYEAMIDQGEKPELIYRFADIFGWEIDFTTETQKGDSFFLMLEKSYCDSILIGYSSIPIVRYKGEIGDYYGVYFLDRDGYDDYYNRKGESLRKSLLKSPLKYSHISSYFTKNRYHPILKRWRPHHGLDYSAPTGTPVSSIGDGTVTYKGWKGGYGNLVEIRHKNGFKTRYGHLSRFAKGVSSGSRVKMGEIVGYVGSTGLSTGPHLHFELHKDGSPINPMKVKLPRAPSIKTACLKEFKAQGDSLVASLQSGLNKTVAVQDKKD; from the coding sequence TTGAGCATCGCATCTAAGCATCGGTCCGCCGTTACCACGTTCGTCGCCTTTATCGCTGCCGTTACAATCCTTAACACTACCGGGTGTCCGAGCCGGAAAAAAGAAGCGCCAAAACCCGTGATCAGCAGTATCTTCACAACGATCAAACGGGGAGAAACAATCGACAATGCATTGAAGCGGCTGATGAACCAGGAACAGGCGGTGGCCGTGGTGATCGCGCTGCAAAACGTGGATTTTCCATTCCGGCGCTGCCTGCCCGAAGACACGCTTACCCTCGTTAAATGTGACAACGCGTTCGCGAAACTTATATACAAACAGAGTCCGACCATTATTTATTATGTAGAACAGGCGAGCCCATACATGACCGTGGCTATGAAATGTCCTTTTATCGACAAGATCATATGTTGTATGCAGGGGTCGATCAAATCAACCCTTTATGAAGCAATGATCGACCAGGGTGAAAAACCGGAGTTGATCTACCGGTTCGCCGATATCTTCGGTTGGGAGATCGATTTTACGACCGAAACCCAGAAAGGAGATTCGTTCTTCCTGATGCTTGAAAAATCTTACTGCGATTCCATCTTGATCGGATATTCGAGCATACCGATCGTCCGCTATAAAGGCGAGATCGGCGATTATTACGGCGTATACTTCCTGGACCGCGACGGCTATGACGACTACTACAACCGCAAGGGCGAATCGCTGCGCAAATCGCTGCTTAAATCACCGCTTAAATATTCACATATCAGTTCATATTTTACCAAGAACCGTTACCATCCGATCCTGAAGAGGTGGCGACCGCATCATGGTCTTGACTACAGCGCGCCGACCGGAACACCGGTGTCTTCGATTGGCGACGGCACGGTCACTTACAAGGGGTGGAAAGGCGGGTATGGCAATCTCGTCGAAATAAGGCACAAAAACGGATTTAAGACCAGGTATGGTCATCTGTCCCGTTTTGCCAAGGGTGTGAGCAGCGGCAGCAGGGTCAAGATGGGGGAGATCGTCGGCTACGTCGGGAGCACCGGGCTTTCGACCGGTCCGCACCTTCATTTTGAGCTGCACAAGGACGGCTCGCCGATCAATCCCATGAAAGTGAAGTTGCCGCGCGCGCCATCGATTAAAACCGCCTGCCTGAAAGAATTCAAGGCGCAAGGAGATTCCTTGGTGGCGTCGCTGCAGTCGGGGTTAAACAAGACCGTGGCGGTGCAGGACAAAAAAGATTGA
- a CDS encoding purine-nucleoside phosphorylase produces the protein MPIHLKVNKDDYARTVLVVGDPARAELIQGLFKNSRLVNKNRGLLGYTGTYNGKPISVQTTGIGCPSTSIVIEELIQCGVTRIIRVGTCGGIGEQVKALDYVAALSAAPEDGATRTYLNGEPVAPYATFTILRTAYDIAQKMKMPFHFGGVASVDVFYNPFPDYVARLRGKGILAVEMETSLIYYLANRSKIEAASFLLVSDVVGGGESFTKYVTDEALRQGEDRLGKFVLDVCDNLNG, from the coding sequence ATGCCCATTCATCTGAAGGTCAATAAAGATGATTATGCCAGGACCGTACTCGTGGTCGGAGACCCGGCCAGGGCCGAGCTTATCCAGGGTCTTTTTAAAAATTCGCGGCTCGTGAACAAGAACCGGGGGCTGCTGGGCTATACCGGGACCTACAACGGCAAACCAATCTCTGTACAGACCACCGGTATCGGCTGCCCATCCACCTCGATCGTGATCGAAGAACTGATCCAGTGCGGTGTCACCAGAATAATCCGGGTCGGGACCTGTGGCGGCATCGGCGAACAGGTCAAGGCCCTTGATTACGTAGCCGCCCTGTCGGCTGCGCCCGAGGACGGCGCTACTCGTACCTACCTGAACGGCGAACCGGTGGCACCTTACGCAACATTCACGATTCTGAGAACCGCGTACGATATTGCGCAGAAAATGAAAATGCCATTTCATTTCGGCGGCGTTGCCAGCGTCGATGTTTTCTATAATCCCTTCCCGGATTATGTTGCGCGCCTGCGCGGCAAGGGAATACTTGCAGTCGAAATGGAAACAAGCCTGATCTATTACCTCGCCAACCGCAGCAAGATCGAAGCCGCATCATTTCTCCTGGTATCGGATGTGGTCGGCGGCGGCGAGAGCTTCACGAAATACGTAACCGACGAAGCTTTAAGGCAGGGTGAAGACCGTTTGGGAAAATTCGTCCTGGACGTATGCGATAATTTAAACGGCTAA
- a CDS encoding PTS sugar transporter subunit IIA, producing the protein MIRECLNEAKILMALEEPDYRHLIERMLKHSALIDAADSRRVCDQILERDQRMPTALGKRIAVPRYISDQIDHNEIIVAINPAGLPAVSSDQKPVKILFLLLLSATTAYADVLAQCLRLLNDDAIKEELMKAKDAPEVYRIIQRWEQD; encoded by the coding sequence ATGATACGCGAATGCCTTAACGAAGCGAAGATATTAATGGCGCTGGAAGAACCGGATTACCGGCACCTGATCGAGCGGATGCTGAAGCACAGTGCGCTGATCGATGCCGCGGATAGCAGACGGGTTTGCGACCAGATTTTGGAACGCGACCAACGCATGCCAACGGCGCTGGGCAAAAGGATCGCGGTACCGAGGTACATCAGCGACCAGATCGATCATAACGAGATAATCGTAGCGATCAACCCGGCCGGCTTACCCGCCGTCAGCAGCGACCAGAAGCCGGTCAAGATACTTTTTTTATTGTTGCTCTCGGCCACTACGGCATATGCCGATGTCCTGGCCCAATGTCTCCGGCTGCTCAATGACGACGCGATCAAGGAAGAGCTTATGAAAGCAAAGGATGCGCCCGAGGTCTATCGGATCATCCAGCGCTGGGAGCAAGATTGA
- a CDS encoding VanZ family protein, whose translation MNRRISWTILLIWTAVVFVLTGYPTLEAPKIKELPIDKVYHFTIFFVLGLLAVRIFKLRGYLIFCGIAVILAEIQQIWIPGRDFELLDIVAGIIGFVVADIIFLITQRRRARHELSKA comes from the coding sequence TTGAACAGGAGGATCAGCTGGACAATCTTGCTCATCTGGACCGCCGTCGTTTTTGTGCTCACCGGCTATCCGACACTGGAAGCTCCGAAGATCAAGGAATTGCCGATCGACAAGGTTTATCATTTCACCATATTTTTTGTTCTCGGTCTGCTTGCGGTCCGTATTTTCAAACTCAGGGGATATCTGATCTTCTGCGGGATCGCCGTCATCCTGGCCGAGATCCAGCAAATATGGATACCGGGTCGGGATTTTGAACTACTGGACATTGTCGCCGGTATAATAGGATTTGTCGTTGCCGATATCATTTTTTTGATTACCCAAAGGAGGCGGGCGCGCCATGAACTATCAAAAGCCTAA
- the hisS gene encoding histidine--tRNA ligase: MNYQKPKGTRDITGHELRRIEETNARARSFFRQNGYQEIRTPTFEFAELFTRSIGEATDIVEKEIYSFAIDKRVYVLRPEGTASVLRAVIENKLAIPAKFLYIGAMFRKDKPQKGRYREFLQIGIENIGKADPFYDAETVLMGKEFLNRVGTSDFTIHVNSIGCPECRKGYKEILKIYLMPRFASLCEDCQRRFEKNFLRIFDCKQDACQKIFSPAPMITDHLCTECREHYAAVKSYMKEFGIDYAEDKKLVRGLDYYTRTVFEFKLPGLGAQDTFLAGGRYDLLMKELGGDDVPCIGWAMGVDRTLLALPEDMPAMDKQTALFIAVMGERFTKKLIEIRRMIDSKNFVCHMGNPGASIKNQMKDANRFGAQYVVIYGEDEDKNGYYTVKNMESGEQVQVMKADLEKFVKNVV; this comes from the coding sequence ATGAACTATCAAAAGCCTAAAGGCACCAGAGATATTACCGGACATGAGCTCAGGCGGATCGAAGAGACTAATGCCCGGGCACGCTCTTTCTTCAGACAAAATGGTTATCAGGAGATCAGAACCCCTACTTTTGAATTCGCCGAACTGTTCACAAGGTCGATCGGAGAAGCGACCGATATCGTGGAAAAGGAAATATATAGTTTCGCGATCGACAAGCGCGTGTACGTACTCAGACCCGAAGGCACGGCTTCGGTGCTTCGGGCCGTGATCGAGAATAAACTTGCGATACCAGCAAAATTTCTGTATATCGGCGCGATGTTTAGAAAAGATAAACCGCAGAAAGGCCGGTACCGTGAATTTCTGCAGATCGGGATCGAAAACATCGGCAAAGCCGATCCTTTTTATGACGCGGAAACGGTGCTTATGGGGAAGGAGTTCCTTAACCGCGTGGGTACAAGTGATTTTACGATCCATGTAAATTCGATCGGTTGTCCCGAGTGCCGTAAAGGTTACAAGGAAATATTGAAAATTTACCTCATGCCACGGTTCGCCAGCCTTTGCGAGGACTGCCAGCGGCGTTTTGAAAAGAACTTCCTGCGCATCTTTGACTGCAAACAGGATGCCTGTCAGAAGATCTTCTCGCCGGCGCCGATGATCACGGATCATCTTTGCACGGAATGCCGCGAGCATTACGCTGCGGTGAAGAGTTATATGAAAGAATTCGGCATTGACTACGCTGAGGATAAAAAACTAGTTCGTGGGCTTGACTATTACACCAGGACGGTGTTTGAATTCAAGTTGCCGGGGCTGGGAGCGCAGGATACTTTCCTGGCAGGTGGTCGCTATGACCTGCTGATGAAAGAACTTGGCGGCGACGATGTCCCGTGCATCGGATGGGCCATGGGTGTGGACCGCACGCTGCTAGCGCTTCCCGAAGACATGCCGGCAATGGACAAACAAACAGCGCTCTTTATCGCAGTTATGGGGGAGAGGTTCACCAAAAAATTGATCGAGATAAGAAGGATGATTGACAGCAAAAATTTTGTATGTCACATGGGTAATCCAGGCGCCTCGATAAAAAACCAGATGAAAGACGCGAACCGTTTTGGAGCCCAGTATGTTGTGATTTACGGCGAGGATGAGGATAAGAACGGATACTACACTGTGAAGAACATGGAGTCGGGCGAGCAGGTCCAGGTGATGAAAGCGGACCTGGAGAAATTTGTTAAAAACGTCGTTTGA
- a CDS encoding S8 family serine peptidase, with product MKLAILGLCACAAMLSAVDIHSHGVPVPFTPVPDENATIISFSNGIVFDTRSGEPSLPSRLCIRDAEEYGYYLVQFKGPIYTAWLQDLKNVGIEVIGYIPMYAEIVYASRAQMNSISSKQYVQWTGIFQPAYKLQSELIDGSGTDRVSVQVYTREDINKIVSLVESYGFAVIETVNHELCKSLDITGDLSKLYLVARVPGVHWIQRWSAPEVCNDNAQWVTQTGWQASVPTNPGARRLWYAGIVGQGTVLSSSDTGVRTTHQQFYDAAYPISGPGVFPNHRKIVGYKLYSTAAFGDVGSTYHGTHVNGTIGGNDTLLGSSLYDGTAKWARLYFVDLCDAGGGFTITTNLTAMYDTIHLGRGLPYHILQHSGSWRWYNSSGTYLLQEATTDAYAYANPDFLNIYAAGNEYNAMTIGDPAIAKNCLTIGATQNGTSSNQIASFSSRGPTQDQRMKPNVCAPGDPLMSAYGAGDNGYQSLSGTSMATPATNGSVGLIRQYLLAGFYPDGAADPADSIRYQSAALLRSMAIVSCDPNIGSYTIPDFNIGWGRIDLDSVLFLTGDTRKLIIKDDTIGVTTGVSITDSFMVNSAIPLRVCVVWTDTAAATSANPTLVNDLNVLLTNPGGTYYRGNQYTGGQSTANPGSWDNRNVEECCRVNSPTTGKWKLTITGQTVPNGPMGYAYAVTGDIVPIYVGIEENQQGVTMINTISIRTITNGNIQLQVVLTGDARVNARVIDLSGRVVETITDKTYTTGTHQINHDTHLANGVYFVDVTAGDMHKLEKVVIVK from the coding sequence ATGAAACTTGCAATACTGGGTTTGTGCGCATGTGCCGCCATGCTGTCGGCAGTCGACATTCACTCGCATGGCGTGCCCGTGCCCTTCACACCGGTTCCGGACGAGAACGCCACCATAATATCGTTCTCTAACGGCATCGTCTTTGACACCAGGTCTGGCGAACCGTCTCTCCCATCCAGGCTGTGTATCCGGGATGCGGAAGAATACGGCTATTACCTGGTGCAGTTCAAGGGTCCGATCTATACAGCGTGGCTGCAGGACCTGAAAAACGTAGGAATCGAGGTTATCGGCTACATTCCCATGTACGCCGAGATCGTCTACGCGAGCCGTGCGCAAATGAACAGCATAAGTTCCAAACAATATGTGCAGTGGACCGGCATATTCCAGCCTGCATATAAGCTCCAATCGGAACTCATTGACGGTTCGGGAACCGACAGGGTTTCCGTGCAGGTCTACACGCGGGAAGACATTAACAAAATTGTATCGCTGGTAGAGTCTTATGGTTTTGCGGTCATCGAAACCGTGAACCACGAACTCTGTAAATCCCTGGATATCACCGGCGATTTGAGCAAGCTCTATCTGGTGGCGCGCGTACCAGGCGTGCATTGGATCCAGCGCTGGTCCGCCCCGGAAGTGTGCAACGATAACGCCCAGTGGGTCACGCAGACTGGCTGGCAGGCGTCCGTACCTACTAATCCGGGCGCAAGGAGGCTCTGGTATGCGGGGATCGTGGGTCAGGGAACGGTGCTGAGCAGCTCGGACACGGGCGTGCGCACCACCCATCAGCAGTTCTATGACGCGGCGTATCCGATCTCCGGACCGGGCGTTTTCCCCAATCATCGCAAAATAGTCGGTTATAAACTCTATTCGACCGCGGCCTTTGGAGATGTTGGTTCGACCTATCACGGCACCCATGTCAACGGCACGATCGGCGGCAATGACACGCTGCTGGGTTCAAGCTTATATGACGGTACGGCAAAATGGGCAAGGCTCTATTTTGTCGACCTGTGTGACGCGGGCGGCGGTTTCACGATCACTACGAACCTGACCGCGATGTATGACACGATCCATCTCGGTCGTGGTCTCCCCTACCATATCCTGCAGCATTCCGGCTCGTGGCGGTGGTACAATTCAAGCGGCACTTACCTGCTTCAGGAAGCGACGACCGACGCCTATGCGTACGCGAACCCCGATTTTCTGAATATTTACGCGGCCGGGAACGAGTATAACGCCATGACCATCGGCGATCCGGCCATCGCCAAAAATTGCCTTACCATTGGTGCGACCCAGAACGGCACAAGTTCGAACCAGATAGCAAGTTTTTCAAGCCGCGGACCTACGCAGGACCAAAGGATGAAGCCTAACGTGTGCGCGCCGGGTGACCCGCTAATGTCGGCTTATGGAGCAGGAGATAACGGTTACCAGTCTTTGTCGGGAACGAGCATGGCGACGCCGGCAACGAACGGGTCAGTCGGCCTGATAAGACAATACCTGTTGGCCGGATTCTATCCGGATGGCGCTGCCGACCCGGCCGATTCGATCCGCTATCAGAGCGCTGCCCTACTCCGCTCAATGGCGATCGTTTCCTGTGATCCCAATATCGGTTCGTATACAATACCGGATTTTAACATCGGCTGGGGCCGGATCGACCTTGACAGCGTACTGTTTTTGACGGGCGATACCCGAAAACTGATTATCAAGGACGACACGATCGGTGTCACGACCGGTGTCTCGATCACTGATTCGTTCATGGTCAACTCAGCAATACCGTTGCGCGTATGCGTTGTCTGGACCGATACTGCGGCTGCTACCAGCGCCAACCCGACACTCGTTAATGACCTGAACGTCTTGTTGACCAATCCGGGCGGGACCTATTATCGCGGCAATCAATATACCGGTGGTCAGTCGACTGCAAACCCCGGATCCTGGGACAACCGCAATGTTGAGGAATGCTGCCGGGTTAACAGCCCGACCACGGGTAAATGGAAGCTTACGATTACCGGTCAAACTGTACCCAACGGACCCATGGGCTATGCTTATGCGGTCACCGGAGATATCGTACCGATCTATGTTGGGATTGAGGAAAATCAGCAAGGCGTCACGATGATCAACACGATAAGCATCAGGACCATTACCAATGGTAACATCCAGTTGCAGGTGGTACTTACCGGCGATGCGCGGGTTAACGCGCGCGTGATCGATCTTTCAGGAAGGGTCGTGGAGACGATAACGGACAAAACGTATACGACCGGAACGCATCAGATAAACCATGATACGCATCTTGCGAACGGTGTTTATTTCGTGGACGTGACCGCCGGCGACATGCATAAGCTGGAAAAGGTGGTCATTGTGAAGTAA